CCCAAATGACTCCAAGAGCTAATACAATAAAAAATGATAAATTAAACATACTATTTTAATCTTTGAGAGTGAGTAAGTGCAATTGCAATAGCATCTGTAATATCAAGTGGTTTAATCTCTTTTTTAATACCCAATAATCTTTTTACCATAAAGGCAACTTGCTCTTTTTGAGCCTTACCATTCCCTGTTACTGCTTGTTTTACTTGTAAAGGAGTATATTCTGCAAAATGCCCAAATTCTTGTAATACTTTTAAAGAGATTGCTCCTCTAAATTGAGCTAATTTTATAACTGTTTTA
This sequence is a window from Halarcobacter bivalviorum. Protein-coding genes within it:
- the ruvC gene encoding crossover junction endodeoxyribonuclease RuvC; the encoded protein is MKILGIDPGTRNCGYAVIEKNGREIKLIEAGLIKIKTKILQEQIVEMCEGLEMIFRKFDLDEVAIEDMFYAFNPKTVIKLAQFRGAISLKVLQEFGHFAEYTPLQVKQAVTGNGKAQKEQVAFMVKRLLGIKKEIKPLDITDAIAIALTHSQRLK